The following coding sequences lie in one Niabella agricola genomic window:
- a CDS encoding DUF1360 domain-containing protein — MCYFLFSVLAVWRITHLIVREDGPFDVVFLLRKKAGRSFWGKLMDCFYCSSVWIALPFGYWLGTSWWERLLDWWALSGAACLLERATDKPDTPFFKED; from the coding sequence ATGTGTTACTTCCTGTTTTCTGTTTTAGCCGTTTGGAGGATCACCCATCTGATTGTCCGGGAGGACGGACCTTTTGATGTGGTGTTCCTCCTTCGTAAAAAAGCGGGCCGCAGCTTTTGGGGAAAGCTGATGGATTGTTTTTATTGCAGCAGTGTATGGATAGCGTTGCCTTTTGGGTACTGGCTCGGCACCAGTTGGTGGGAGCGTTTGTTAGATTGGTGGGCCCTTTCCGGAGCTGCCTGCCTGCTGGAACGGGCAACAGACAAACCGGATACTCCATTTTTTAAAGAAGATTAA
- a CDS encoding TetR/AcrR family transcriptional regulator: MGRKSLKASRQKEIIKAFYKLAKKEGLENASIAKTAELLAINPSLVIHYFKTKEHLVYGLVEYILDRYLLIFDVPESAQNNPKKKLLAVIDNIFSHKWNTLFDDSVSYSCYSLAFRDKVIKEKYKILLDSLRRNLEELIIECREKGYLKVDDTAAAADLVFILVDGAYYYLSLVSNKKEYKQKLNVYKKRALSLLNFSIPASSGG; the protein is encoded by the coding sequence ATGGGAAGAAAAAGCCTGAAAGCGTCTCGGCAGAAAGAAATCATTAAAGCCTTTTACAAACTGGCTAAAAAAGAAGGCCTAGAAAATGCATCCATTGCCAAAACGGCCGAGCTCCTCGCTATCAACCCCAGCCTGGTCATCCATTATTTTAAAACCAAGGAGCACCTAGTATATGGTCTTGTGGAATATATACTGGACCGCTACCTTCTGATCTTTGATGTACCGGAAAGTGCACAGAACAATCCCAAAAAAAAGCTGCTAGCCGTTATTGATAATATTTTCTCGCACAAGTGGAACACACTATTTGACGATAGTGTTTCTTATAGCTGCTACTCGCTGGCGTTTCGTGATAAGGTGATCAAGGAAAAATATAAGATCCTGCTGGACAGTCTTCGCAGAAACCTGGAAGAGCTGATCATCGAATGCAGGGAAAAGGGATACCTGAAGGTTGATGATACGGCAGCGGCAGCCGACCTGGTATTTATCCTGGTGGATGGCGCGTATTATTACCTGAGCCTGGTCTCCAACAAAAAAGAATACAAGCAAAAACTCAATGTATACAAGAAAAGGGCCCTTAGCCTGTTAAACTTTTCTATTCCGGCTTCTTCCGGAGGATGA
- a CDS encoding CBU_0592 family membrane protein, with protein sequence MLHFFLFLSGDNMSSVMGWVGSIAYLLAYLFLSLNRLKSGRPLYHLLNMLGALGLIIHAINLKDYPNLVVNLAWGIIAITAVVFILRKKPE encoded by the coding sequence ATGCTGCATTTTTTTCTTTTTTTGTCGGGCGATAATATGTCATCGGTCATGGGATGGGTAGGCAGTATTGCGTATCTGCTGGCCTACCTGTTTTTAAGCCTGAACCGGTTGAAATCCGGACGCCCCCTTTATCATTTGCTGAATATGCTCGGCGCCCTGGGACTGATCATCCATGCCATTAACCTGAAAGACTATCCTAACCTGGTGGTAAACCTGGCCTGGGGTATTATTGCAATAACGGCGGTGGTATTCATCCTCCGGAAGAAGCCGGAATAG